In one window of Planktothrix tepida PCC 9214 DNA:
- a CDS encoding FG-GAP repeat protein, which yields MTSSFNFKENTNVSLTGVYRSSVTTADFDSDGDTDILLTGYDSFNNPISQIYSNNGSG from the coding sequence ATGACTTCTAGTTTTAACTTTAAAGAAAACACCAATGTCTCCCTCACCGGTGTTTACAGAAGTTCCGTCACCACAGCCGACTTTGACTCTGATGGTGACACCGACATTCTGCTCACGGGCTACGATAGTTTTAATAACCCCATCAGCCAAATCTATAGCAACAACGGCAGTGG